The Camelina sativa cultivar DH55 chromosome 14, Cs, whole genome shotgun sequence genome includes a window with the following:
- the LOC104738686 gene encoding protein LHY-like — protein sequence MDTTNTSGGEELVTKARKPYTITKQRERWTEDEHERFLEALRLYGRAWQRIEEHIGTKTAVQIRSHAQKFFTKLEKEAETKGIPVCQALDIEIPPPRPKRKPNTPYPRKPGNNGTFSSQVSSAKDAKLVSSASSSQCNNHAFLDLEKMPFPEKTSTEKENQDDSCSGVSTMNKYPLPKKVTPRKGNADIETSKNSTVDNAVQDVPKKNKDKDGNDGTVHSLQNYPWHFHADIVNGNIAKGPQNHPSGMPSQDFMFHPMREEIHGHGNRQASTTTTCHQAFPACHSQDDYRSFLQMSSTFSNLIMSTLLQNSAAHAAATFAASVWPYASAGNSGDSSTPVSSSPPSIAAIAAATVAAATAWWASHGLLPVCAPAPVTCVPLPTDAVPTPAMTEMDTVENAKPLLEKQNTALQDQNLASKSPASSSDDSEETGVTKINAVSKTNGDKIEEVIVTAAVHDSNVTKKKNLVDRSSCGSNTPSGSDVETDALDKMEKDNGKVKETDENQPDVNELNNRKIKLRDNNNNQATDSWKEVSEEGRIAFQALFARERLPQSFSPPLLAENVNGKQSDTSMPLAPPNFKVQGSCDADQERVVMIGVGPGNSLKTRQTGFKPYKRCSMELTESQVGNTNNQSDEKVCKRLRLEGEAST from the exons ATGGATACTACTAATACATCTGGTGGAGAAGAATTAGTAACTAAG GCAAGAAAGCCATATACAATAACAAAGCAGCGAGAACGATGGACAGAGGATGAACATGAGAGGTTTTTAGAAGCCTTGAGGCTGTATGGAAGGGCTTGGCAACGAATTGAAG AACATATTGGGACAAAGACTGCTGTTCAGATCAGAAGTCATGCACAAAAGTTCTTCACTAAG TTGGAGAAAGAGGCTGAAACTAAAGGTATTCCTGTGTGTCAAGCTCTGGACATAGAAATTCCACCTCCTCGTCCTAAACGAAAACCCAACACTCCTTATCCTCGCAAACCTGGGAATAACGGTACATTTTCCTCACAAGTATCAtcagcaaaagatgcaaaactTGTTTCGTCTGCCTCTTCGTCACAGTGTAATAATCACGCCTTCTTGGATTTGGAAAAAATGCCGTTTCCAGAG AAAACATcaactgaaaaagaaaatcaagatgATAGTTGCTCGGGGGTTTCAACTATGAACAAGTATCCCTTACCAAAGAAAGTAACTCCAAGAAAG GGAAACGCCGATATTGAAACAAGTAAGAACTCAACCGTGGACAATGCGGTTCAAGATGTTCCAAAGAAGAATAAAGACAAAGATGGTAACGATGGTACTGTGCACAGCCTGCAGAACTACCCTTGGCATTTCCACGCAGATATTGTAAACGGGAATATCGCAAAAGGTCCTCAAAATCATCCCTCAGGTATGCCATCTCAAGACTTCATGTTTCATCCTATGAGAGAAGAAATTCACGGGCACGGAAATCGTCAAGCTTCTACTACTACAACTTGTCATCAAGCGTTTCCAGCTTGTCATTCACAGGATGATTACCGTTCGTTTCTCCAGATGTCATCTACCTTCTCCAATCTTATTATGTCAACTCTCCTACAGAACTCTGCAGCTCATGCTGCAGCTACATTTGCTGCTTCCGTTTGGCCTTATGCGAGTGCTGGGAATTCTGGAGATTCATCAACCCCGGTGAGCTCTTCTCCTCCAAGTATAGCTGCCATTGCTGCTGCTACAGTAGCTGCTGCAACTGCTTGGTGGGCTTCTCATGGACTGCTACCTGTATGTGCTCCAGCTCCAGTCACATGTGTTCCATTACCAACCGATGCTGTTCCAACTCCAGCGATGACTGAGATGGATACCGTTGAAAATGCTAAACCACttcttgaaaaacaaaacacagctCTGCAAGATCAAAACTTGGCTTCgaaatctccagcttcatcatcTGATGATTCAGAGGAGACCGGAGTAACCAAGATAAACGCTGTCTCAAAAACTAATGGTGATAAGATTGAGGAAGTTATTGTAACTGCTGCTGTGCATGATTCAAACGTTACCAAGAAGAAAAATCTGGTGGATCGCTCATCGTGTGGCTCAAACACACCTTCAGGGAGTGATGTGGAAACAGATGCATTAGATAAAATGGAGAAAGATAACGGGAAAGTGAAGGAGACAGATGAAAATCAACCAGATGTAAATGAGTTAAATAACCGTAAGATTAAATtgagagacaacaacaacaaccaagcTACTGATTCGTGGAAGGAAGTCTCCGAAGAG GGTCGTATAGCGTTTCAGGCTCTCTTTGCAAGAGAAAGATTACCTCAAAGCTTTTCACCTCCTCTATTGGCAGAGAATGTGAATGGGAAACAAAGTGACACGTCAATGCCATTGGCCCCTCCTAATTTCAAAGTTCAAGGTTCTTGTGATGCAGACCAAGAAAGAGTAGTAATGATCGGTGTTGGACCTGGCAACAGTCTAAAAACGAGACAAACAGGGTTTAAACCATACAAGAGATGTTCGATGGAACTGACAGAGAGCCAAGTTGGGAACACAAACAATCAAAGTGATGAAAAAGTCTGCAAAAGGCTTCGATTGGAAGGAGAAGCTTCTACATGA
- the LOC104738688 gene encoding soluble inorganic pyrophosphatase 1, producing MSEEGNEDQKLQRPAPRLNERILSSLSRRSVAAHPWHDLEIGPGAPQIFNVVVEITKGSKVKYELDKKTGLIKVDRILYSSVVYPHNYGFVPRTLCEDNDPIDVLVIMQEPVLPGCFLRARAIGLMPMIDQGEKDDKIIAVCVDDPEYKHYTDIKELPPHRLSEIRRFFEDYKKNENKEVAVNDFLPSGDAIGAIQYSMDLYAEYILHTLRR from the exons ATGAGTGAAGAAGGGAATGAAGACCAGAAGCTGCAGCGACCTGCTCCTCGTCTTAACGAGAGGATTCTTTCATCCTTGTCAAGACGTTCTGTAGCTGCACATCCATGGCATGATCTTGAGATTg GACCTGGAGCTCCCCAGATTTTCAACGTG GTTGTGGAGATCACAAAAGGAAGCAAGGTCAAATATGAACTTGACAAAAAGACAGGACTTATCAAG GTTGATCGTATTCTGTACTCATCAGTTGTGTACCCTCACAACTACGGTTTTGTTCCTCGCACATTGTGTGAAGACAATGACCCAATTGATGTATTAGTCATCATGCAG GAACCTGTCCTTCCCGGTTGTTTCCTGCGTGCCAGAGCCATTGGATTAATGCCTATGATTGACCAG GGTGAAAAAGATGACAAGATCATTGCTGTTTGTGTTGATGATCCTGAGTACAAGCATTACACTGACATCAAAGAACTTCCTCCTCACCGTCTCTCTGAAATCCGTCGTTTCTTTGAAGACT ACAAGAAAAACGAGAACAAGGAAGTTGCAGTGAATGATTTTCTCCCTTCTGGGGATGCGATAGGAGCTATCCAGTACTCAAT GGACCTCTATGCTGAATACATTCTCCATACCCTGAGGCGTTGA
- the LOC104743109 gene encoding WAT1-related protein At1g01070-like, which translates to MQFFFLLGLSYTSATVSCALVSMLPAITFALALIFRIEKLKVLKTKAGMLKVIGTLICISGALFLTFYKGPQISNSHTHREAPHTNNNAQEDNNWLLGCLYLTIGTVLLSLWMLFQGNLSIKYPCKYSSTCLMSIFAAFQCALLSLYKKRDANDWIIDDRFVIMVIIYANFKNLGGTGVIYYGCGRTSNVDGSNNMGNKEIGAVFASAFFPITLISATLFDFLILHTPSYIGSVIGSLVTITGLYMFLWGKNKETESSTTLSSRMDDEAKNINNENVSKSPV; encoded by the exons atgcaatttttctttttgcttggtCTGTCGTACACGTCCGCAACTGTTTCGTGTGCTTTGGTAAGCATGTTGCCTGCAATCACCTTCGCTTTGGCCCTTATTTTCAG gATTGAAAAACTAAAGGTTTTAAAGACCAAAGCAGGAATGTTGAAGGTGATTGGAACTTTAATATGTATTAGTGGAGCTCTGTTCTTAACATTTTACAAAGGGCCTCAAATATCAAATTCTCACACTCACCGAGAGGCTCCCCACACAAACAACAACGCTCAAGAAGACAATAATTGGCTTCTTGGATGTCTTTACTTAACCATAGGAACCGTCTTGCTATCTTTATGGATGCTATTTCAAGGGAATTTAAGCATTAAGTACCCTTGCAAATACTCAAGCACTTGTCTCATGTCAATATTTGCGGCGTTTCAATGTGCTCTCTTGAGCCTTTATAAGAAGAGAGACGCTAATGATTGGATCATCGATGATAGATTTGTGATCATGGTCATTATATACGCT aactttaaaaatttgggaGGAACAGGGGTTATCTATTACG GGTGTGGTCGGACAAGCAATGTCGACGGTAGCAACAACATGGGGAATAAAGAAATTGGAGCTGTTTTCGCATCGGCATTTTTCCCAATTACTCTCATTTCGGCCACTCTGTTTGATTTCCTGATTTTACACACTCCTTCATACATTGGAAG TGTGATTGGATCACTAGTGACAATAACGGGTCTCTACATGTTCTTGTGGGGTAAGAACAAAGAAACGGAATCATCGACAACACTGTCTTCCCGGATGGATGACGAAgctaaaaatatcaataatgaAAACGTCTCTAAGTCGCCCGTTTAA
- the LOC104738685 gene encoding 31 kDa ribonucleoprotein, chloroplastic-like: MAASSCCFAIPLSSSSSRTSHNAIPKYKTLISSSSSSSSSSSSSFYLESLKPHQFPSSNSFHLSSLSRRPFVAQQPLQPNKVSSSELSVVDETKPVVQGETDVVSEAADAPVKKPRPCELYVCNIPKSYDIAQLLEMFQPFGTVISVEVSRNPQTGESRGSGYVTMGSINSAKIAVASLDSKEVGGREMRVRYSVDMNPGAKRNPQVLNSTPKKILTYESQYKVYVGNLPWFTQPDGLRQHFSKFGTIVSTRVLHDRKTGKNRVFAFLSFTNSEERDAALSLNETEYEGRRIIVRQGVEKSDA; the protein is encoded by the exons ATGGCGGCCTCCTCCTGCTGCTTCGCAATtcccttatcttcttcttcttctcgaacGTCTCACAATGCCATTCCCaaatacaaaaccctaatctcttcttcttcttcttcttcttcttcttcttcttcttctttttacttagAATCCCTGAAACCTCATCAGTTCCCTTCTTCCAATTCTTTTcacctctcttctctttctcgtcGTCCCTTTGTAGCCCAACAACCACTGCAACCTAATAAGGTCTCTTCTTCAGAATTATCAGTTGTAGATGAAACGAAACCAGTAGTACAAGGAGAAACTGATGTCGTCTCCGAAGCAGCAGACGCACCAGTTAAGAAACCGAGACCTTGCGAGCTATACGTGTGTAATATCCCAAAAAGCTATGACATTGCTCAGCTTCTTGAGATGTTTCAGCCTTTTGGAACTGTTATCTCCGTAGag GTATCGCGAAATCCTCAGACGGGAGAGAGCCGCGGAAGTGGATACGTTACAATGGGTTCTATAAACTCTGCCAAAATCGCCGTTGCTTCTCTTGATTCAAAA GAAGTAGGCGGTAGGGAAATGCGGGTTAGGTATTCTGTTGACATGAATCCAGGAGCCAAAAGAAACCCTCAAGTCTTGAATTCAACCCCAAAGAAGATTCTCACTTACGAAAGCCAATACAAAGTCTATGTCGGAAATCTCCCTTGGTTCACACAGCCTGATGGTTTGAGACAACACTTTAGCAAGTTTGGGACAATCGTAAGCACGAGAGTGTTACATGACCGTAAGACTGGTAAAAACCGAGTCTTtgcctttctttctttcacaaaCAGCGAAGAACGTGACGCGGCTCTATCATTGAATGAAACA GAATACGAAGGTCGCAGAATCATTGTCAGACAAGGTGTTGAAAAGAGCGATGCGTGA